A region from the Bacteroidota bacterium genome encodes:
- a CDS encoding aconitate hydratase, whose protein sequence is MVFNLDMIEKAYKTMGERVPAARKLLGRPLTLTEKILYSHLADLPATPLKRGSDYADFYPDRVAMQDATAQMALLQFMSAGIPQVAVPSTVHCDHLIQAEFGSEKDLNKANTENKEVYDFLASVSEKYGIGFWKPGAGIIHQVVLENYAFPGGMMIGTDSHTPNAGGLGMVAVGVGGADAVDVMAGMTWELKFPKLIGVKLTGKMNNWTSAKDVILKLAGILTVKGGTGAIVEYFGPGTESISATGKGTICNMGAEIGATTSVFPYDSRVADYLKVTGRKEVAALADAHASHLKADPEVAANPQAYYDQIIEIDLNELEPHINGPFTPDLAWPLSRFAEAVREHGYPEELKVGLIGSCTNSSYEDMERSASIVRDAVAKKLKARSEFIITPGSEQIRATIERDGQMEAFSKVGGVVLANACGPCIGQWKRHDVKKDEKNSIITSYNRNFTGRNDGNNATHAFVASPEIVTALSIAGKLTFNPLRDTLVNEEGQAVRLEAPAGKELPSKGFDQGESGYVAPAKDGSSVKVSISPTSDRLQALTPFEPWNGKDLLNLHLLLKVKGKCTTDHISPAGPWLKYRGHLDNISNNMFIGAINAFGYEPGKGKNQVTGEVKSFSDNARAYKAAGTGWITIGDENYGEGSSREHAAMEPRWLGGRVILVKSFARIHETNLKKQGMLALTFKSAADYDRIREDDRISILGLTTFTPGKSLTCQLTHSDGSSESFDVLHSYNDQQIEWFKAGGALNLIAAKSGK, encoded by the coding sequence AGACCACTGACACTGACCGAGAAGATTCTCTACTCCCACCTGGCAGACCTTCCTGCCACTCCCCTGAAGCGCGGATCAGATTATGCCGATTTTTATCCGGATCGTGTTGCCATGCAGGATGCAACGGCCCAGATGGCACTGCTGCAATTCATGTCGGCGGGTATTCCTCAGGTTGCTGTTCCATCAACGGTTCATTGCGATCACCTGATCCAGGCTGAATTCGGATCTGAAAAAGACCTCAATAAAGCAAATACCGAGAACAAAGAAGTCTATGACTTTCTGGCATCCGTATCTGAAAAGTATGGAATCGGGTTCTGGAAACCCGGTGCCGGTATCATTCATCAGGTGGTACTTGAAAATTACGCATTCCCGGGCGGGATGATGATCGGAACCGACAGTCATACTCCCAATGCCGGCGGACTTGGCATGGTCGCAGTCGGGGTGGGCGGTGCTGATGCGGTTGATGTCATGGCAGGAATGACCTGGGAACTCAAGTTTCCAAAACTCATCGGTGTGAAACTCACCGGAAAAATGAACAACTGGACTTCTGCAAAAGACGTGATTCTGAAACTGGCAGGTATTCTGACCGTTAAGGGCGGAACCGGGGCCATTGTGGAGTATTTCGGACCAGGAACTGAATCCATTTCTGCCACGGGCAAAGGAACCATTTGTAACATGGGAGCAGAAATTGGTGCCACCACCAGTGTGTTCCCGTATGATTCAAGAGTGGCAGACTATCTGAAGGTGACCGGACGCAAGGAGGTGGCCGCGCTTGCAGATGCCCATGCGTCTCACCTGAAGGCCGACCCTGAAGTGGCAGCCAACCCTCAGGCTTATTACGATCAGATCATTGAAATTGACCTGAATGAACTGGAACCCCACATCAACGGGCCCTTCACTCCTGATCTGGCATGGCCGCTTTCACGATTTGCAGAAGCAGTCAGGGAACATGGATATCCTGAGGAATTAAAAGTTGGTCTCATTGGCTCCTGCACCAATTCGTCCTATGAGGACATGGAAAGGTCTGCTTCGATCGTTCGGGATGCAGTTGCAAAAAAACTGAAGGCCCGGTCCGAGTTTATCATCACTCCCGGATCGGAGCAAATCCGGGCGACCATTGAACGTGACGGTCAGATGGAGGCTTTTTCCAAAGTGGGTGGAGTGGTTTTGGCCAACGCCTGCGGACCCTGCATCGGGCAATGGAAGCGTCATGATGTGAAGAAGGATGAGAAGAATTCCATTATTACCAGTTACAACCGGAATTTCACTGGCCGGAATGATGGGAACAATGCCACACACGCCTTCGTGGCCTCACCTGAAATCGTAACAGCCCTTTCCATCGCAGGTAAACTCACCTTCAATCCGCTCAGAGATACGCTGGTAAATGAGGAAGGACAGGCGGTAAGGCTCGAAGCACCTGCAGGAAAAGAACTTCCCTCCAAAGGATTTGATCAGGGAGAATCTGGCTACGTGGCTCCTGCAAAGGATGGTTCTTCTGTCAAGGTATCCATCAGTCCAACTTCAGACCGTCTTCAGGCTTTAACACCATTCGAACCGTGGAATGGGAAAGACCTTCTGAACCTGCATTTACTGCTGAAGGTGAAGGGAAAATGCACCACAGACCACATTTCACCGGCCGGTCCATGGCTCAAATACCGCGGACATCTCGATAACATTTCGAACAACATGTTTATCGGAGCCATTAATGCCTTTGGGTATGAGCCTGGCAAGGGAAAAAATCAGGTAACCGGCGAAGTAAAAAGCTTTTCCGATAATGCCAGGGCTTATAAAGCTGCAGGAACCGGCTGGATCACCATCGGAGATGAAAATTATGGTGAAGGATCGAGTCGTGAACATGCGGCCATGGAACCCCGGTGGCTGGGCGGACGGGTTATTCTTGTGAAATCATTTGCCCGTATCCATGAAACCAATCTTAAAAAACAGGGGATGCTTGCCCTGACTTTTAAATCGGCTGCGGATTATGACAGAATCCGTGAAGACGACCGGATTTCGATTCTTGGTCTGACCACCTTCACTCCGGGAAAATCACTGACCTGTCAGTTAACTCACTCAGACGGATCGTCGGAATCATTCGACGTATTGCATTCCTATAACGATCAGCAGATTGAGTGGTTTAAAGCTGGCGGAGCACTGAACCTGATTGCCGCAAAGTCTGGCAAATAA
- a CDS encoding 16S rRNA (uracil(1498)-N(3))-methyltransferase has product MADQFYDPVIYPVQSGFRLSDEQHHHAIRVSRMVVGDRFWLADGRGTRSECVLTHASKKEAVAQVVSAAKVEPVWPCRLTVGIGLLKQPARLDWVIEKLTEMQVHRIVAIESSRTVKGNFRADRWEKLAVSAMNQSLGSWLPIIGFSHFEELPSLTGSNPSAWIAHEKRLESSENIRKVPVSEPEDIFVFFGPEGGWSEADLAFGTSNGWRALYLGPTRLRTETAVLVACSALFQQTIP; this is encoded by the coding sequence ATGGCGGATCAGTTTTACGACCCGGTAATTTATCCCGTTCAATCCGGTTTCCGCCTATCGGATGAGCAGCATCATCACGCCATCCGTGTGTCGAGAATGGTTGTGGGGGACCGGTTCTGGCTGGCAGACGGCAGGGGAACCCGATCAGAATGTGTGCTTACCCATGCTTCAAAAAAAGAAGCGGTCGCACAGGTGGTCTCTGCAGCGAAGGTAGAACCGGTCTGGCCATGCCGGCTGACTGTGGGAATCGGATTACTCAAACAGCCTGCACGTCTGGATTGGGTGATTGAAAAACTGACTGAAATGCAGGTTCACCGGATTGTTGCAATTGAATCCTCCAGAACCGTAAAAGGAAATTTCAGGGCGGACCGCTGGGAGAAACTGGCTGTTTCCGCCATGAACCAGTCACTCGGGTCCTGGTTGCCAATCATCGGCTTTTCCCATTTTGAAGAACTTCCGTCTTTAACCGGATCCAATCCTTCAGCCTGGATCGCGCATGAGAAGCGCCTGGAATCCTCAGAAAACATCCGGAAAGTTCCTGTTTCAGAACCTGAAGATATTTTTGTATTTTTCGGTCCGGAAGGGGGATGGTCCGAGGCAGATCTGGCCTTCGGAACTTCGAATGGCTGGAGGGCACTTTACCTGGGCCCGACCCGCCTGAGAACCGAAACGGCCGTTCTGGTCGCCTGTTCAGCCCTTTTCCAGCAAACGATCCCGTAA